One segment of Curtobacterium poinsettiae DNA contains the following:
- a CDS encoding dipeptide ABC transporter ATP-binding protein: MSETLTQPNSSRTGGTGAPLLEITDLQVGFKTQSGLVQAVRGVNLTLEQGERLAIVGESGSGKSTSAQAIIKLLPGTGEVTGGSIKFNGRELVGLSDKEMSEIRGKEIGYVPQDPMSNLNPLWSIGFQVEEAIRANGMATGKAAVRDRAIEVLKEAGLGDASTRLKQYPHEFSGGMRQRVLIGIGLSSRPQLLIADEPTSALDVTVQRVILDHLESLTRDFGTSVLFITHDLGLAAERAEKLVVMYKGQVVEAGPSKEILANPQHPYTQRLVAAAPSLASRRIQSKVQHERVDIADAGSDDAELIARAQEREHRPAEDLIVVKNLEKVYKLRGKNLATRELKAVDDVSFSIQKGTTTALVGESGSGKSTVAKLVLQLESITSGTVQFDGIDIGALKGKDLFDFRRRVQPVFQDPYGSLDPMYNVGNTIAEPLATHKVGDKASRRARVLELLDQVALPKSMVNRYPNELSGGQRQRIAVARALALKPEVIVLDEAVSALDVLVQGQILDLLTELQTELGLTYLFITHDLAVVRLVADNVCVMRRGQIVEKATTDEVFAAPKEQYTKDLLAAIPGAGFEFGR, encoded by the coding sequence ATGAGCGAGACACTGACCCAGCCGAACAGCAGCCGCACCGGTGGTACCGGTGCGCCGCTGCTCGAGATCACCGACCTGCAGGTCGGCTTCAAGACCCAGAGCGGCCTCGTGCAGGCCGTCCGCGGCGTCAACCTCACCCTCGAGCAGGGCGAACGCCTGGCCATCGTCGGCGAGTCCGGTTCCGGCAAGTCGACGAGCGCCCAGGCGATCATCAAGCTGCTGCCCGGCACCGGTGAGGTCACCGGCGGTTCGATCAAGTTCAACGGGCGCGAGCTCGTCGGGCTGAGCGACAAGGAGATGTCCGAGATCCGTGGGAAGGAGATCGGCTACGTCCCGCAGGACCCGATGTCGAACCTCAACCCGCTGTGGTCGATCGGCTTCCAGGTCGAAGAGGCGATCCGTGCGAACGGCATGGCCACCGGCAAGGCGGCCGTCCGCGACCGCGCGATCGAGGTCCTCAAGGAGGCCGGGCTCGGCGACGCGTCGACCCGACTCAAGCAGTACCCGCACGAGTTCTCCGGCGGCATGCGGCAGCGCGTGCTCATCGGCATCGGTCTGTCGAGCCGCCCGCAGCTGCTCATCGCCGACGAGCCGACGAGTGCGCTCGACGTCACGGTGCAGCGCGTCATCCTCGACCACCTCGAGAGCCTGACCCGCGACTTCGGCACCTCGGTGCTGTTCATCACGCACGACCTCGGTCTCGCCGCCGAGCGAGCCGAGAAGCTCGTCGTGATGTACAAGGGCCAGGTCGTCGAGGCCGGTCCCTCGAAGGAGATCCTGGCCAACCCGCAGCACCCGTACACGCAGCGCCTCGTGGCCGCGGCGCCCTCGCTCGCGAGCCGCCGCATCCAGTCGAAGGTGCAGCACGAGCGCGTCGACATCGCCGACGCCGGCTCCGACGACGCCGAGCTGATCGCCCGGGCCCAGGAGCGCGAGCACCGTCCGGCCGAGGACCTCATCGTGGTGAAGAACCTCGAGAAGGTCTACAAGCTGCGCGGGAAGAACCTCGCCACGCGCGAGCTCAAGGCGGTCGACGACGTGTCGTTCTCGATCCAGAAGGGCACCACCACGGCGCTCGTGGGCGAGTCCGGTTCGGGCAAGTCGACCGTCGCCAAGCTCGTCCTGCAGCTCGAGAGCATCACGAGCGGCACCGTGCAGTTCGACGGCATCGACATCGGCGCGCTGAAGGGCAAGGACCTCTTCGACTTCCGCCGCCGCGTGCAGCCGGTGTTCCAGGACCCGTACGGCTCCCTGGACCCGATGTACAACGTCGGGAACACGATCGCCGAGCCGCTCGCCACGCACAAGGTGGGCGACAAGGCCTCGCGTCGTGCCCGGGTGCTCGAGCTGCTCGACCAGGTCGCGCTGCCGAAGTCGATGGTGAACCGCTACCCGAACGAGCTGTCCGGTGGCCAGCGACAGCGCATCGCCGTCGCCCGCGCGCTGGCGCTCAAGCCGGAGGTCATCGTCCTCGACGAGGCCGTCTCCGCGCTCGACGTGCTCGTGCAGGGGCAGATCCTCGACCTGCTCACCGAGCTGCAGACCGAGCTCGGCCTGACGTACCTGTTCATCACCCACGACCTCGCGGTCGTCCGCCTCGTCGCGGACAACGTGTGCGTCATGCGACGTGGGCAGATCGTCGAGAAGGCGACGACCGACGAGGTCTTCGCCGCCCCGAAGGAGCAGTACACGAAGGACCTCCTGGCCGCCATCCCCGGCGCCGGGTTCGAGTTCGGACGCTGA
- a CDS encoding PH domain-containing protein — translation MASGLVAVLGLFLLGDAAFRGSWDVVLRAAGPIAVLVWALWVLTYRPCIVIDERAVTVVNPLRRTLVPWPAVADVRLRWQIVIETVAGRKIQCWGGPSLPRPKPARRGERAVLRQPDEMTVLLDRWSEHRDGAGAGAGDAVRGWDVPALAVGAAALALLAASLLSLWLGA, via the coding sequence GTGGCGTCCGGCCTCGTCGCCGTCCTGGGGCTGTTCCTGCTCGGCGATGCGGCGTTCCGGGGGAGCTGGGACGTCGTCCTCCGTGCCGCCGGCCCGATCGCCGTGCTCGTCTGGGCGCTCTGGGTCCTGACCTACCGCCCCTGCATCGTGATCGACGAGCGCGCGGTCACCGTGGTCAACCCGCTCCGCCGCACCCTGGTGCCCTGGCCGGCCGTCGCCGACGTCCGGCTCCGCTGGCAGATCGTGATCGAGACGGTCGCCGGCCGGAAGATCCAGTGCTGGGGCGGCCCGTCGCTGCCGCGGCCCAAGCCGGCCCGGCGCGGTGAGCGGGCGGTCCTGCGGCAGCCGGACGAGATGACCGTGCTGCTCGACCGCTGGTCCGAGCACCGCGACGGTGCCGGTGCCGGCGCCGGCGACGCCGTGCGCGGCTGGGACGTGCCGGCCCTGGCGGTCGGCGCAGCCGCGCTGGCGCTGCTCGCCGCCTCGCTGCTCAGCCTGTGGCTGGGAGCCTGA
- a CDS encoding ABC transporter ATP-binding protein, whose product MTEPLLTVSDLSVTFNPKTKPVYAVRGVDYSVAPGEFLGIVGESGSGKSVSSMAVMGLLPSSAQVQGSIRFDGQELVGRNDREMSALRGRDIAMVFQDPLSALTPVYTIGQQIIEGLRLHDRSLTQHAARTRAEELLRIVGIPNPARRLDAFPHEFSGGMRQRAMIAIAIANDPKLIIADEPTTALDVTIQAQILDVLQTAKDMTGAAVVLITHDLGVVAGNADRVAVMYAGRIVETAPVLPLFREPVMPYTIGLLRSMPNMTSARTERLVPLDGRPPLLTQKPTGCPFADRCPAVIDACRDGEPALVAPSVPQSADNPVLTGAVQTIGNGTLLDDHTAACIRRDEIAAGTLERSEIFPRPEDVPEAAVDHGDEVVLELQDVVKTFPLTKGALFRRQIGEVHAVDGISLTLKRGQVLGLVGESGCGKTTTIMEILELAGAQHGTIRVNGVDTASLSKKDRLALRRDIQVVFQDPMASIDPRLDIGSVIGEPLTVHGVAKDEIRRRVREVLELVGLEPSYIDRYPHEFSGGQRQRIGIARALIVEPKILVLDEPVSALDVSVQAGVINLLEDLKHRLGLSYLFVAHDLSVVRHIADDVAVMYLGRIVEYGDGDAVFSNPQHPYTRALLSAVPVPDPMAEAARGRILLEGDLPSPTERIDGCRFRTRCPLYQLLDEGRQEQCRTIDPGLEPVHGRGVACIQTDQEHLLTERVGAVV is encoded by the coding sequence GTGACTGAGCCGCTGCTCACCGTGTCCGACCTGTCGGTCACGTTCAACCCGAAGACCAAGCCCGTGTACGCGGTCCGGGGTGTCGACTACTCGGTGGCCCCCGGTGAGTTCCTCGGCATCGTGGGCGAGTCGGGTTCCGGCAAGTCGGTGTCCTCGATGGCCGTGATGGGTCTGCTGCCGTCGTCCGCCCAGGTGCAGGGCAGCATCCGGTTCGACGGGCAGGAGCTCGTCGGCAGGAACGACCGCGAGATGTCGGCGCTGCGCGGTCGGGACATCGCGATGGTGTTCCAGGACCCGCTGTCCGCCCTGACGCCGGTGTACACGATCGGCCAGCAGATCATCGAGGGCCTGCGCCTGCACGACCGCTCCCTCACCCAGCACGCCGCACGCACCCGCGCCGAGGAACTCCTGCGCATCGTCGGCATCCCGAACCCGGCGCGACGACTCGACGCGTTCCCGCACGAGTTCTCCGGCGGCATGCGACAGCGCGCGATGATCGCCATCGCCATCGCGAACGACCCGAAGCTGATCATCGCCGACGAGCCGACCACGGCGCTCGACGTGACGATCCAGGCGCAGATCCTCGACGTGCTGCAGACCGCCAAGGACATGACCGGCGCGGCCGTCGTGCTCATCACGCACGACCTCGGCGTCGTCGCCGGCAACGCCGACCGCGTCGCCGTGATGTACGCCGGCCGGATCGTCGAGACGGCGCCGGTGCTCCCCCTGTTCCGCGAGCCGGTGATGCCGTACACGATCGGGCTGCTCCGGTCGATGCCGAACATGACGTCCGCCCGCACCGAGCGGCTCGTCCCGCTCGACGGCCGCCCGCCCCTGCTCACGCAGAAGCCGACCGGCTGCCCGTTCGCCGACCGCTGCCCCGCCGTCATCGACGCGTGCCGCGACGGCGAACCCGCCCTCGTCGCACCGTCGGTGCCGCAGAGCGCCGACAACCCGGTCCTGACCGGTGCCGTCCAGACGATCGGCAACGGCACCCTGCTCGACGACCACACCGCCGCGTGCATCCGTCGCGACGAGATCGCCGCGGGCACCCTCGAGCGCTCGGAGATCTTCCCCCGCCCCGAGGACGTCCCCGAGGCAGCGGTCGACCACGGCGACGAGGTCGTGCTCGAGCTGCAGGACGTCGTCAAGACGTTCCCGCTCACCAAGGGTGCGCTGTTCCGTCGGCAGATCGGCGAGGTGCACGCGGTGGACGGCATCTCCCTCACCCTCAAGCGCGGGCAGGTGCTCGGCCTGGTCGGCGAGTCCGGCTGCGGCAAGACGACCACCATCATGGAGATCCTCGAGCTCGCCGGTGCCCAGCACGGCACCATCCGGGTGAACGGCGTCGACACCGCCTCGCTGTCCAAGAAGGACCGTCTGGCACTGCGCCGCGACATCCAGGTCGTGTTCCAGGACCCGATGGCGTCGATCGACCCCCGCCTCGACATCGGCTCGGTGATCGGCGAACCCCTCACCGTGCACGGCGTCGCGAAGGACGAGATCCGCCGGCGGGTGCGCGAGGTGCTCGAGCTGGTCGGACTCGAACCGAGCTACATCGACCGGTACCCGCACGAGTTCTCCGGCGGCCAGCGGCAGCGCATCGGCATCGCCCGTGCGCTCATCGTCGAGCCGAAGATCCTGGTGCTCGACGAGCCGGTCTCCGCGCTCGACGTCTCCGTGCAGGCCGGTGTGATCAACCTGCTCGAGGACCTCAAGCACCGCCTCGGGCTGTCCTACCTGTTCGTGGCGCACGACCTGTCCGTGGTCCGGCACATCGCCGACGACGTCGCGGTCATGTACCTCGGCCGCATCGTCGAGTACGGCGACGGCGACGCGGTCTTCTCGAACCCCCAGCACCCGTACACCCGGGCCCTGCTGTCGGCCGTGCCGGTTCCGGACCCGATGGCCGAGGCCGCCCGCGGGCGCATCCTGCTCGAGGGCGACCTGCCCTCCCCCACGGAGCGCATCGACGGCTGCCGCTTCCGCACGCGCTGCCCGCTCTACCAGCTCCTCGACGAGGGCCGGCAGGAGCAGTGCCGCACGATCGACCCGGGTCTCGAGCCCGTGCACGGCCGCGGTGTCGCCTGCATCCAGACCGACCAGGAGCACCTACTCACCGAACGGGTCGGCGCGGTCGTCTGA
- a CDS encoding ABC transporter permease has product MSVLDPTTTTTAGDPGDGNAGTPAHVIEVTGGRTPLWRKVFGTWRARIGGSALLLIILWAFLGPYLYHWNAVDSDGLAFGMPPSAAHWFGTNDIGQDIYAQTLVGLQKSLLIGLIAGPAATLIAGIVGAIAGYFGGVTDRLLVWVIDLLLVIPSFYALVLLSPVFKNLTWVALIVGLAVFSWMVMARVIRGQTMSLRERDYVKAARFMGVPAFTIIRRHILPNVASLLIIDATLGVGAAILAESSLSFFGFGIQIPDVSLGTLLAAGSQSAVTRPWLFVLPAATLVATVLSTSLLGDALRDAIDPTSGANRD; this is encoded by the coding sequence GTGTCTGTTCTCGACCCCACGACCACGACCACCGCCGGTGACCCCGGCGACGGCAACGCCGGGACGCCGGCGCACGTCATCGAGGTGACGGGCGGCCGCACCCCGCTCTGGCGCAAGGTGTTCGGCACCTGGCGCGCGCGCATCGGCGGCAGCGCCCTGCTGCTCATCATCCTCTGGGCGTTCCTCGGCCCGTACCTGTACCACTGGAACGCCGTCGACTCGGACGGGCTGGCGTTCGGCATGCCGCCGAGCGCCGCGCACTGGTTCGGCACGAACGACATCGGCCAGGACATCTACGCGCAGACCCTGGTCGGCCTGCAGAAGTCGCTGCTCATCGGCCTGATCGCCGGGCCGGCAGCGACCCTGATCGCCGGCATCGTCGGCGCGATCGCCGGGTACTTCGGCGGCGTCACCGACCGGCTGCTCGTGTGGGTCATCGACCTGCTGCTCGTGATCCCGTCGTTCTACGCGCTCGTGCTGCTCAGCCCGGTCTTCAAGAACCTGACGTGGGTGGCCCTCATCGTCGGCCTCGCGGTGTTCAGCTGGATGGTGATGGCCCGCGTGATCCGCGGCCAGACGATGTCCCTGCGCGAGCGCGACTACGTCAAGGCCGCCCGGTTCATGGGCGTCCCGGCGTTCACGATCATCCGCCGGCACATCCTGCCGAACGTGGCGTCGCTGCTCATCATCGACGCCACGCTCGGCGTCGGCGCCGCGATCCTGGCGGAGAGCTCGCTGAGCTTCTTCGGCTTCGGCATCCAGATCCCCGACGTCTCGCTCGGCACCCTGCTCGCCGCCGGCAGCCAGTCCGCCGTCACCCGACCGTGGCTGTTCGTCCTGCCCGCCGCGACCCTGGTCGCGACCGTGCTCTCGACCAGCCTGCTCGGCGACGCCCTGCGCGACGCCATCGACCCCACCTCCGGAGCCAACCGTGACTGA
- a CDS encoding ABC transporter permease, with the protein MLAFIAKRIVNYIVLTIVATTLGYILASTTLNPAARFLGRNPAVPQGTIEASLRKLGADPDTPLLVRTWDWWVGLVTHGSLGMSTRGTEVTADIIARSGTSLRLLVIGTLLGAVLGVLLGVWNAVRQYRTSDQVSTYLSFAVLATPTFVIAVVLMILATTLNQGVGTQVIRFTGEYTPGVTGFFPVLGDRLVHLLLPTISLTIGAVATYSRYQRSAMLDVLSNDFIRTARSKGRTRGSAIMRHGVRVALIPMSTFFAYSFGLILTGASITELVFSWHGMGEYFVQSISNNDINAASGTILFTAILVLIAGTLADLLYAALDPRVRV; encoded by the coding sequence ATGCTCGCCTTCATCGCAAAGCGGATCGTCAACTACATCGTCCTGACGATCGTGGCGACCACGCTCGGGTACATCCTCGCCAGCACGACGCTCAACCCGGCGGCCCGGTTCCTGGGGCGCAACCCGGCCGTGCCGCAGGGCACCATCGAGGCGTCGCTCCGCAAGCTCGGCGCCGATCCGGACACCCCGCTCCTGGTCCGCACCTGGGACTGGTGGGTCGGTCTGGTGACGCACGGCTCGCTCGGCATGAGCACCCGCGGCACCGAGGTGACGGCCGACATCATCGCCCGCTCCGGCACGAGCCTGCGGCTGCTCGTGATCGGCACGCTGCTCGGCGCGGTCCTCGGGGTGCTCCTCGGGGTCTGGAACGCGGTCCGGCAGTACCGCACCTCCGACCAGGTCTCGACGTACCTGTCGTTCGCGGTGCTCGCCACCCCGACCTTCGTCATCGCGGTCGTGCTGATGATCCTCGCGACCACGCTCAACCAGGGCGTCGGGACGCAGGTGATCCGGTTCACGGGCGAGTACACGCCGGGGGTGACCGGGTTCTTCCCGGTGCTCGGCGACCGGCTCGTGCACCTGTTGCTACCGACGATCTCGCTGACGATCGGTGCCGTCGCCACGTACTCGCGCTACCAGCGCTCGGCGATGCTCGACGTGCTGTCGAACGACTTCATCCGCACCGCACGCTCGAAGGGCCGCACCCGCGGGTCGGCGATCATGCGCCACGGCGTGCGGGTCGCCCTCATCCCGATGTCAACCTTCTTCGCGTACTCGTTCGGACTCATCCTGACCGGCGCGAGCATCACCGAGCTGGTCTTCAGCTGGCACGGGATGGGCGAGTACTTCGTCCAGAGCATCAGCAACAACGACATCAACGCGGCATCGGGCACGATCCTCTTCACAGCGATCCTCGTGCTCATCGCAGGGACCCTCGCGGACCTGCTGTACGCCGCGCTCGACCCGCGAGTGAGGGTGTGA
- a CDS encoding ABC transporter family substrate-binding protein has product MRKRIKGIAVLATAAAAAVVLAGCSGGGQAGNSSSAVAESSLKSTGWTVADRADVKDGGSITLPIDTAPANWQLQNLDSGTVDDNTISGTYLPSFIQFKENGEWEANKDFVDSIELTKDSPQTVEIKINPKAVWSDGTPISAKDVIANWKALNGTNKAFAPLATNVWEDVDSVKQGSDERDVIMTFSKTNADWASVFTAIYPYWAVDTPDHFNKAWAKGPYAADGKTYVSGGPYILKSFDANGGVVTFEKNPKWWGDEGKLDTIVFKTVSRDGVAQAYGNKELDAFNLNGSADNLKTANSRSDSKIERSLGTTQRQITLNGTSDVFKDQDVRQAFAQAINRKVLAQAILSPVKSPGDVLNNLTYLPGQEGYQDDVSSVYGYSTEKAKSKLEDAGWKIGSDGYATKGGKELDVRFVIPSDNPNSANIAQLVQQQTKLAGFKVTIDTVPTDDFFTKYITTTTRDFDATYFAWQGTPFPISSLKSIYYPADAGQNYTGVTDDSLGAAWDKANGELDPDARIKDAQAIDKKIVAVAGTIPLFAEPYAWGVRKDLVNYGPAQFQQSSVKWQDVGYTK; this is encoded by the coding sequence ATGCGAAAGAGGATCAAGGGCATCGCCGTCCTCGCCACCGCTGCGGCTGCCGCCGTCGTGCTGGCGGGCTGCTCGGGCGGCGGACAGGCCGGCAACAGCAGCTCCGCGGTCGCCGAGTCGTCACTGAAGTCGACCGGCTGGACCGTCGCGGACCGCGCCGACGTCAAGGACGGCGGGTCGATCACCCTGCCGATCGACACGGCTCCGGCCAACTGGCAGCTGCAGAACCTGGACTCGGGGACGGTCGACGACAACACGATCTCCGGCACCTACCTGCCGAGCTTCATCCAGTTCAAGGAGAACGGCGAGTGGGAGGCGAACAAGGACTTCGTCGACTCGATCGAGCTGACGAAGGACTCGCCCCAGACCGTCGAGATCAAGATCAACCCGAAGGCCGTGTGGTCGGACGGCACCCCGATCAGCGCGAAGGACGTCATCGCGAACTGGAAGGCGCTGAACGGCACGAACAAGGCCTTCGCGCCCCTCGCCACCAACGTGTGGGAGGACGTGGACTCGGTCAAGCAGGGCTCCGACGAGCGTGACGTCATCATGACGTTCTCGAAGACCAACGCCGACTGGGCGTCGGTCTTCACGGCGATCTACCCGTACTGGGCCGTCGACACCCCGGACCACTTCAACAAGGCCTGGGCCAAGGGCCCGTACGCGGCCGACGGCAAGACGTACGTCTCCGGTGGTCCGTACATCCTGAAGTCCTTCGACGCCAACGGCGGCGTCGTGACCTTCGAGAAGAACCCGAAGTGGTGGGGCGACGAGGGCAAGCTCGACACGATCGTCTTCAAGACGGTGTCCCGTGACGGTGTCGCCCAGGCGTACGGCAACAAGGAGCTCGACGCGTTCAACCTGAACGGCAGCGCCGACAACCTCAAGACGGCGAACTCGCGCTCGGACTCGAAGATCGAGCGGTCGCTCGGTACCACGCAGCGCCAGATCACGCTGAACGGCACATCGGACGTATTCAAGGACCAGGACGTGCGCCAGGCGTTCGCGCAGGCGATCAACCGCAAGGTGCTCGCCCAGGCGATCCTGTCGCCGGTGAAGAGCCCGGGCGACGTGCTCAACAACCTGACGTACCTGCCCGGTCAGGAGGGCTACCAGGACGACGTGTCGAGCGTCTACGGCTACAGCACCGAGAAGGCGAAGTCGAAGCTCGAGGACGCGGGCTGGAAGATCGGCTCGGACGGCTACGCGACCAAGGGCGGCAAGGAACTCGACGTCCGCTTCGTGATCCCGTCGGACAACCCGAACTCGGCGAACATCGCGCAGCTCGTGCAGCAGCAGACCAAGCTCGCCGGCTTCAAGGTGACCATCGACACCGTGCCCACCGACGACTTCTTCACGAAGTACATCACCACGACGACCCGTGACTTCGACGCCACGTACTTCGCGTGGCAGGGCACGCCGTTCCCGATCTCGTCGCTGAAGTCGATCTACTACCCCGCCGACGCCGGCCAGAACTACACCGGCGTGACGGACGACTCGCTCGGTGCCGCGTGGGACAAGGCGAACGGCGAGCTCGACCCGGACGCTCGCATCAAGGACGCCCAGGCCATCGACAAGAAGATCGTCGCGGTCGCCGGCACCATCCCGCTGTTCGCCGAGCCGTACGCCTGGGGTGTGCGCAAGGACCTGGTGAACTACGGTCCGGCGCAGTTCCAGCAGTCCTCGGTCAAGTGGCAGGACGTCGGCTACACGAAGTAG
- a CDS encoding PH domain-containing protein, whose amino-acid sequence MPTTIVAPGLRALAVVLWVVAVVLVPLALLGGGAAWLVPIPSIAVAFVAWAALWRPRIELTPEHLRIVDVRRTSTYTWSRISEVRTKYGIEVVTSEGVRRVWIATRPTARLAEHTGDQPGGPDRLDVDAAAARMLAHVPAPAAQDGPPPSTVTAAPITHRTHGWTILAMVVLGVAASLAAARF is encoded by the coding sequence GTGCCCACCACCATCGTCGCCCCCGGCCTGCGCGCCCTCGCCGTCGTTCTCTGGGTCGTGGCAGTCGTGCTCGTTCCGCTGGCCCTGCTCGGCGGCGGCGCCGCCTGGCTCGTGCCGATCCCGAGCATCGCCGTCGCGTTCGTCGCCTGGGCTGCGCTGTGGCGTCCCCGGATCGAGCTGACGCCGGAGCACCTGCGCATCGTGGACGTCCGGCGGACCAGCACCTACACCTGGTCCCGCATCAGCGAGGTGCGAACGAAGTACGGCATCGAGGTGGTCACCAGCGAGGGCGTCCGCCGTGTCTGGATCGCGACCCGCCCGACGGCGCGTCTCGCCGAGCACACCGGTGACCAGCCGGGAGGCCCGGATCGCCTGGACGTCGACGCTGCGGCCGCGCGGATGCTGGCCCACGTGCCCGCCCCGGCAGCGCAGGACGGCCCACCCCCGTCGACCGTGACGGCTGCGCCGATCACGCACCGCACCCACGGCTGGACGATCCTGGCGATGGTCGTCCTCGGGGTCGCGGCGTCGCTCGCGGCGGCACGGTTCTAG
- a CDS encoding peroxiredoxin — protein sequence MSIPAIGEPAPSFTLPGMVVRGGIRTDDEYDLSAEIGRTVVLAFYPGDATAVCTAQLCSYQAELDEFSDLGATVWGISPQALDSHEGFARGSSLAFPLLSDTAGSVVRAYGVQAPGIGLRRSVFVIGPDGVVRWRHIGLVGLRFPKAETIREQIELLVS from the coding sequence ATGAGCATCCCCGCGATCGGCGAACCGGCCCCGTCGTTCACCCTGCCCGGGATGGTCGTGCGCGGCGGCATCCGCACCGACGACGAGTACGACCTGTCCGCCGAGATCGGCCGGACCGTGGTGCTGGCCTTCTACCCGGGCGACGCGACGGCGGTCTGCACCGCCCAGCTCTGCAGTTACCAGGCCGAACTCGACGAGTTCAGCGACCTCGGCGCGACCGTGTGGGGCATCAGCCCGCAGGCACTCGACTCGCACGAGGGGTTCGCACGCGGATCATCGCTCGCGTTCCCGCTGCTCAGCGACACCGCGGGCTCGGTGGTCCGCGCCTACGGGGTGCAGGCACCGGGCATCGGCCTGCGCCGATCAGTCTTCGTGATCGGCCCCGACGGCGTGGTCCGCTGGCGGCACATCGGTCTGGTCGGTCTGCGGTTCCCGAAGGCCGAGACCATCCGCGAACAGATCGAACTGCTCGTTTCGTAG
- a CDS encoding CPBP family intramembrane glutamic endopeptidase, with protein sequence MSRRRTWVEIAIVLLLSLGASALWSILQIIDDLSQTTPLGEQSTALNTSSTTVQYVDLARQLLGIAVDLAPVALVCYLLWDTSRPHLGRLGIDRFRAKPDLGGPALIALCIGIPGLALYFAGRALGITVAVDPAALNSYWWTVPVLLLSAIRSGLQEEVIVIGYLYARLGDLGWGRWQVILSTALLRGSYHLYQGFGAFIGNAVMGIVFGWIYTRWGRLLPLVITHALLDAVVFVGYPWVAHAFPQLFS encoded by the coding sequence ATGAGCCGTCGGCGAACGTGGGTCGAGATCGCCATCGTCCTGCTGCTCTCGCTCGGCGCCAGCGCCCTCTGGTCGATCCTGCAGATCATCGACGACCTGTCGCAGACGACCCCGCTCGGCGAGCAGTCGACGGCGCTGAACACCTCGTCGACGACGGTGCAGTACGTCGACCTCGCCCGGCAGCTCCTGGGCATCGCGGTGGACCTGGCCCCGGTGGCGCTCGTCTGCTACCTGCTGTGGGACACGTCGCGGCCGCACCTCGGCCGGCTCGGGATCGACCGGTTCCGGGCGAAGCCGGACCTGGGCGGCCCGGCGCTCATCGCCCTGTGCATCGGGATCCCGGGGCTCGCACTGTACTTCGCGGGTCGGGCGCTCGGCATCACGGTCGCGGTCGACCCCGCCGCACTGAACTCGTACTGGTGGACGGTCCCGGTCCTGCTGCTGTCCGCGATCCGCTCGGGCCTGCAGGAGGAGGTGATCGTGATCGGGTACCTGTACGCCCGGCTCGGCGACCTGGGGTGGGGCCGCTGGCAGGTGATCCTGTCGACCGCTCTGCTGCGCGGCAGCTACCACCTGTACCAGGGGTTCGGCGCGTTCATCGGCAACGCGGTGATGGGCATCGTCTTCGGCTGGATCTACACGCGGTGGGGCCGGCTCCTGCCGCTCGTCATCACGCACGCCCTGCTCGACGCGGTGGTCTTCGTCGGGTACCCCTGGGTGGCGCACGCGTTCCCGCAGTTGTTCTCGTAG